A single window of Candidatus Kapaibacterium thiocyanatum DNA harbors:
- a CDS encoding F0F1 ATP synthase subunit beta, translating to MSTNAGRIVQVIGPVVDVEFTNGQIPPVLNALYIKRKNIETGADETLVCEVQQHLGEDRVRSIAIDSTDGLVRGMEAVDTGKPISVPVGPAVLGRLINVVGESIDGKGPITSDKTYSIHRPSPDFKNLSTQKEMFETGIKVIDLIEPFTKGGKTGLFGGAGVGKTVIIQELIHNIAKQHGGYSVFAGVGERTREGNDLYLEMTESGVIDKTALVFGQMNEPPGARARVALTALTMAEYFRDEEGRDVLLFVDNIFRFTQAGSEVSALLGRMPSAVGYQPTLATEMGALQERIASTDRGSITSVQAVYVPADDLTDPAPANTFSHLDATTVLSRQIAELGIYPAVDPLDSTSRILDPLVIGQDHYDTAMRVKKILQSYKDLQDIISILGMDELSDEDKTTVYRARKIQRFFSQPFHVAEQFTGFPGRYVKVADTIAGFKAILNGDVDHVPEGLFSYKGTLDEVLEAYNKSKN from the coding sequence ATGAGCACAAACGCAGGCCGCATTGTTCAGGTTATCGGTCCCGTAGTGGACGTCGAGTTCACCAACGGTCAGATTCCCCCGGTGCTGAATGCCTTGTACATCAAGCGCAAAAACATAGAAACCGGCGCCGACGAAACGCTCGTCTGCGAAGTGCAGCAACACCTTGGTGAGGATCGCGTGCGTTCCATCGCCATCGATTCCACGGACGGTCTCGTGCGTGGAATGGAAGCGGTGGACACCGGCAAGCCGATCTCCGTCCCCGTTGGCCCGGCCGTCCTCGGGCGCCTGATCAACGTCGTCGGTGAGTCCATCGACGGCAAGGGCCCCATCACGTCGGACAAGACCTATTCCATCCATCGCCCCTCCCCGGACTTCAAGAACCTCTCCACACAGAAGGAGATGTTCGAGACCGGTATCAAGGTGATCGACCTCATCGAGCCCTTCACGAAGGGTGGCAAGACCGGCCTCTTCGGTGGTGCCGGCGTCGGCAAGACGGTCATCATCCAGGAGCTCATCCACAACATCGCCAAGCAGCACGGCGGTTACTCGGTCTTCGCCGGTGTGGGTGAACGTACGCGCGAAGGGAACGACCTTTATCTCGAAATGACCGAGTCAGGCGTTATCGACAAGACGGCCCTCGTCTTCGGCCAGATGAACGAGCCGCCGGGCGCCCGCGCACGCGTGGCTCTCACGGCCCTCACGATGGCCGAATACTTCCGCGATGAAGAAGGCCGTGACGTTCTGCTGTTCGTCGACAACATCTTCCGCTTCACGCAGGCCGGTTCGGAAGTATCGGCCCTGCTCGGTCGTATGCCCTCGGCCGTAGGGTACCAGCCGACCCTCGCAACGGAAATGGGTGCTCTCCAGGAGCGGATCGCTTCCACGGACCGCGGCTCCATCACGTCCGTACAGGCCGTCTACGTTCCTGCTGACGACTTGACCGACCCTGCTCCCGCCAACACGTTCTCCCACCTTGACGCCACGACGGTGTTGAGCCGCCAGATCGCCGAGCTCGGTATCTACCCTGCCGTCGATCCCCTCGATTCCACGTCGCGGATCCTCGATCCCCTCGTCATCGGCCAGGATCACTACGATACGGCCATGCGCGTGAAGAAGATCCTCCAGTCGTACAAGGACCTCCAGGACATCATCTCCATCCTCGGTATGGATGAACTGTCGGACGAGGACAAGACAACCGTCTACCGCGCACGCAAGATCCAGCGATTCTTCTCCCAGCCCTTCCACGTCGCCGAGCAGTTCACGGGCTTCCCCGGGCGCTACGTGAAGGTCGCCGACACCATCGCCGGCTTCAAGGCCATCCTGAACGGTGATGTCGACCACGTTCCCGAAGGCCTCTTCAGCTACAAGGGTACGCTCGACGAAGTTCTGGAAGCCTACAACAAGTCGAAGAACTGA
- a CDS encoding IMP dehydrogenase has translation MSDNKILGEGITFDDVLLVPRYSETLPRDAKTNARLTKTITLNIPVLSAAMDTVTDSAMSIAIAREGGIGIVHKNMTIERQAEEIDKVKRSESGMIRKPITLRRENTVREAQELMAKYKVSGFPVVDASTKLVGIVTNRDMRFARNGGEPVANIMTAEKLVTAKLGTTLDDAERILQQHRIEKLPIVDEDGLLVGLMTVKDIQKKKKYPNAAKDDQGRLRVGAAVGIAADTLERVQALVDAGVDVVIVDTAHGHTAGVISMVRSVKERFPSLNVIGGNIATGEAAKALIGAGADGVKVGIGPGSICTTRVVAGVGVPQITAIMNVAAVAGPLGIPVIADGGIKQTGDVAKAIAAGADTVMLGGMLAGHEESPGEKVLLEGRAYKIYRGMGSLGAMGQGSADRYFQDVEDEISKLVPEGIEGRVPFKGTVSDTIYQLVGGLRAAMGYCGCTTLGEMQQHARFVRMTAAGLRESHPHDIIITKESPNYYTR, from the coding sequence ATGTCCGATAACAAGATCCTGGGAGAAGGCATCACATTCGATGATGTTCTTCTTGTGCCTCGCTATTCCGAAACACTTCCGCGCGACGCGAAGACCAACGCACGACTGACGAAGACGATCACGCTGAACATCCCCGTCCTCAGTGCGGCCATGGACACGGTCACCGATTCGGCGATGTCCATCGCCATCGCACGTGAAGGCGGAATCGGCATCGTCCACAAGAATATGACGATCGAGCGACAAGCCGAAGAGATCGACAAGGTCAAGCGCTCCGAAAGCGGTATGATCCGAAAGCCCATCACGCTCAGACGCGAGAACACCGTGCGTGAAGCGCAGGAACTGATGGCCAAGTACAAGGTCTCTGGCTTCCCCGTCGTCGACGCTTCCACGAAGCTCGTCGGCATCGTCACGAACCGCGACATGCGCTTCGCACGCAACGGTGGCGAACCCGTCGCCAACATCATGACGGCCGAGAAACTCGTCACGGCGAAACTCGGAACCACGCTCGACGATGCCGAGCGCATCCTTCAGCAGCACCGTATCGAGAAGCTGCCCATCGTGGACGAAGACGGGCTGCTCGTCGGCCTCATGACGGTGAAGGACATCCAGAAGAAGAAGAAGTATCCCAACGCGGCCAAGGACGATCAGGGCCGTCTCCGCGTCGGTGCGGCCGTCGGCATCGCTGCCGATACCCTCGAACGCGTGCAGGCCCTCGTCGACGCAGGTGTCGACGTCGTCATCGTCGATACGGCACACGGTCATACGGCCGGCGTCATCTCCATGGTACGCAGTGTGAAGGAGCGATTTCCCTCGCTTAACGTCATCGGCGGCAACATCGCTACCGGTGAAGCTGCGAAGGCCCTCATCGGTGCAGGTGCGGACGGTGTGAAGGTGGGCATCGGCCCCGGCTCCATCTGTACCACGCGTGTAGTGGCCGGTGTGGGCGTTCCGCAGATCACGGCCATCATGAACGTGGCGGCAGTGGCCGGACCGCTCGGTATTCCCGTCATCGCGGATGGTGGCATCAAGCAGACCGGCGACGTGGCCAAGGCCATCGCTGCCGGTGCCGATACCGTGATGCTCGGCGGTATGCTCGCCGGACATGAAGAATCTCCGGGCGAGAAGGTGCTGCTCGAAGGTCGTGCCTACAAGATCTATCGTGGCATGGGCTCGCTCGGTGCCATGGGACAGGGATCGGCGGACAGGTACTTCCAGGACGTCGAGGACGAAATCTCGAAACTGGTTCCCGAAGGTATCGAAGGCCGGGTTCCGTTCAAGGGTACGGTAAGCGATACTATCTATCAACTCGTCGGTGGACTGCGCGCGGCGATGGGCTATTGCGGCTGCACTACCCTCGGCGAAATGCAACAGCATGCACGGTTCGTACGCATGACGGCAGCGGGACTCCGCGAGTCGCATCCGCACGACATCATCATCACCAAGGAATCTCCCAACTACTATACGCGCTGA
- a CDS encoding pyridine nucleotide-disulfide oxidoreductase, translating to MVIIGGGQAGLAMAYHLKRRGRSCVVLDDQPVPGGAWIHTWPSLQLFSPREASSLPGWMMPPTAGTYPTRDETIAYLTDYERRYDIAVERSVSVVDVRRRERGFVLSTSAGDLTTDVVISATGTWTCPMIPDIAGRSSFGGRQIHSGHYHGPATYHGRRVLVVGGGNSGAQIVADLAAVADVTWCVREMPVFLPDDVDGRVLFAEASRRYMAIRQGLVVPVTGTLGDIVMVPSVKALRDRGLLRPVPMFASMTHDGVRWPDGREERVDDVIWATGFGSALGHLASLDIVDDRGRIGMKGNEVVATPGLYLLGYGNWTGYASATLVGVGRAAKSIAEAIGGP from the coding sequence ATGGTGATCATTGGTGGCGGTCAGGCCGGACTTGCGATGGCCTATCATCTGAAGCGCAGAGGACGGTCCTGCGTCGTCCTCGACGATCAGCCGGTACCGGGCGGTGCATGGATACACACGTGGCCTTCGCTACAGTTGTTCTCGCCACGTGAAGCGTCGTCGTTGCCGGGGTGGATGATGCCGCCGACGGCGGGAACGTATCCGACGCGCGACGAGACGATCGCCTATCTCACGGACTACGAGCGACGCTACGACATCGCCGTGGAACGTTCCGTATCGGTCGTCGACGTACGGCGCCGTGAGCGTGGCTTCGTGCTATCGACGTCGGCCGGTGATCTCACGACGGACGTCGTGATCAGTGCGACGGGAACGTGGACATGTCCGATGATTCCGGACATCGCCGGACGTTCGTCGTTCGGGGGACGGCAGATACACAGCGGACACTACCACGGTCCTGCCACCTACCATGGCCGACGCGTACTCGTCGTCGGTGGTGGTAATTCCGGTGCGCAGATCGTTGCCGATCTCGCCGCGGTGGCCGATGTGACGTGGTGCGTGCGGGAGATGCCGGTCTTCCTTCCCGACGATGTCGATGGCCGTGTTCTCTTTGCAGAGGCCAGTCGTCGCTATATGGCCATACGACAGGGGCTCGTGGTTCCGGTGACCGGTACGCTTGGGGATATCGTCATGGTGCCGTCCGTCAAGGCGTTGCGCGACCGGGGCCTGCTTCGTCCAGTACCGATGTTCGCATCGATGACGCACGACGGTGTACGATGGCCAGACGGCAGGGAAGAACGTGTCGACGACGTGATATGGGCCACGGGCTTCGGTAGTGCGCTCGGACATCTTGCGTCGCTGGACATCGTCGACGACAGGGGACGGATCGGAATGAAGGGCAATGAGGTCGTGGCCACACCGGGACTGTACTTGCTCGGCTACGGGAACTGGACGGGATATGCCAGTGCGACGCTTGTCGGGGTAGGGCGGGCTGCGAAGTCCATCGCGGAAGCGATCGGCGGTCCGTAG
- a CDS encoding acetyl-CoA acetyltransferase (Catalyzes the synthesis of acetoacetyl coenzyme A from two molecules of acetyl coenzyme A. It can also act as a thiolase, catalyzing the reverse reaction and generating two-carbon units from the four-carbon product of fatty acid oxidation) — MSSFIVAAARTPIGAFMGSLADLSAPHLGAVAIRSAVERAGIAPDAVSEVIMGNVLTGGVGQAPARQAALFGGLPNTVPCMTINKVCGSGLKSVMLADQAIRCGDADVVVAGGQESMTNAPYALPKARGGYKYGHGEMLDLLLHDGLWDVYNKYPMGNAAELCATECNISREEQDAFSIESYKRALAAQEQGWFKDEIVPVVVAGRKGDVTVDSDEEPGRSNFDKIPLLKPSFKKDGTITAANASSINDGAAAIVVAGEAALKSHNLTPMARIVAQASFAHDPAWFTTAPIDAIKRVAGKAGLSIDDIDLFEINEAFAVVALAAQNKLGIPADKLNVHGGAVALGHPIGASGARLLTTLVHALKRYNRKYGLVTLCIGGGEASAMIVERV, encoded by the coding sequence ATGTCGTCCTTCATCGTTGCCGCTGCCCGTACGCCGATCGGTGCCTTCATGGGATCGCTCGCCGATCTGTCCGCTCCCCACCTTGGTGCCGTGGCCATCAGGAGTGCCGTGGAGCGCGCCGGTATCGCCCCCGATGCCGTCAGTGAAGTGATCATGGGAAATGTCCTGACCGGTGGAGTAGGGCAGGCGCCGGCCCGCCAGGCCGCCCTGTTCGGCGGACTGCCGAATACGGTTCCCTGCATGACCATCAACAAGGTCTGCGGATCGGGTCTGAAGAGCGTGATGCTGGCCGACCAGGCGATCCGTTGCGGCGATGCCGACGTGGTCGTGGCCGGTGGACAGGAATCGATGACGAATGCACCCTATGCCCTCCCCAAGGCCCGCGGGGGATACAAATACGGTCATGGCGAAATGCTGGACCTGCTGCTGCACGACGGCCTCTGGGACGTCTACAACAAGTATCCGATGGGCAATGCCGCCGAACTGTGCGCCACAGAATGCAACATCTCGCGTGAGGAGCAGGACGCCTTTTCCATCGAAAGCTACAAGCGTGCCCTGGCCGCCCAGGAGCAGGGCTGGTTCAAGGACGAGATCGTTCCCGTCGTGGTAGCCGGCCGCAAGGGCGACGTCACGGTGGACAGCGACGAGGAGCCGGGCCGCAGCAACTTCGACAAGATTCCGCTCCTGAAGCCCTCCTTCAAGAAGGACGGTACGATCACGGCCGCCAACGCTTCCTCCATCAACGACGGCGCCGCCGCCATCGTCGTGGCCGGCGAAGCCGCGCTCAAGTCCCACAACCTCACGCCGATGGCCCGCATCGTGGCCCAGGCGTCCTTCGCCCATGATCCGGCATGGTTCACGACGGCCCCCATCGATGCCATCAAGCGCGTCGCAGGCAAGGCCGGTCTGTCTATCGACGACATCGACCTCTTCGAGATCAACGAAGCCTTTGCCGTCGTGGCGCTGGCCGCACAGAACAAGCTGGGCATTCCGGCGGACAAGCTGAACGTCCACGGCGGCGCCGTGGCTCTCGGTCATCCCATCGGTGCTTCGGGTGCGCGCCTGCTCACGACGCTGGTCCATGCACTCAAGCGCTACAACAGGAAGTACGGTCTGGTCACGCTCTGCATCGGCGGTGGCGAAGCCAGCGCGATGATCGTCGAACGTGTCTGA
- a CDS encoding ATP synthase F1 subunit epsilon → MSDHILNVSIVTPQTTAYTGPALAVSVPGSKSPFQVLYNHAPIISSLDTGVIKIEDPSNQVSYYASREGFVEVLNNTISIVVNELMSASAVDVAAAEADYADSREKADTLPDRHQRDLARKEVHWAEARLRAAKLQREHA, encoded by the coding sequence ATGAGCGACCATATCCTCAACGTCAGCATCGTCACGCCCCAGACCACGGCCTATACGGGCCCTGCGCTGGCCGTGAGCGTGCCTGGCTCGAAGAGTCCCTTCCAGGTGTTGTACAATCACGCCCCGATCATCTCATCGCTGGATACCGGCGTGATCAAGATCGAGGATCCATCCAACCAGGTCTCCTATTACGCTTCGCGCGAAGGCTTCGTGGAAGTGCTCAACAATACGATCTCCATCGTGGTGAACGAACTGATGTCCGCCTCGGCCGTCGACGTCGCCGCGGCCGAAGCGGACTATGCCGACTCCCGCGAGAAGGCCGACACGCTGCCCGACCGTCATCAGCGCGACCTCGCACGCAAGGAAGTGCACTGGGCCGAAGCACGCCTCCGTGCAGCCAAGCTGCAACGCGAACACGCCTGA